One Pseudodesulfovibrio senegalensis DNA segment encodes these proteins:
- a CDS encoding P-II family nitrogen regulator codes for MKFKLILAPVKPHKTDPIVDAAKAAGATGATIIHGRGTGIREALTFFGLALEDQTDIVMFLLEEHLVDPVLSAIHEAGEFLKPGTGIALVLPVEKAIGLESQIDKFKEEIRDKYL; via the coding sequence ATGAAGTTCAAGCTGATACTGGCACCGGTCAAGCCGCACAAGACCGATCCGATTGTGGATGCGGCCAAGGCCGCGGGAGCCACCGGTGCGACCATCATCCACGGTCGTGGCACCGGTATCCGGGAGGCCCTGACATTCTTTGGCCTCGCCCTTGAGGACCAGACGGATATTGTCATGTTCCTGCTGGAGGAGCACCTGGTGGATCCGGTGCTGAGCGCCATTCACGAGGCCGGTGAGTTCCTCAAGCCCGGAACCGGGATTGCCCTGGTGCTTCCGGTGGAAAAGGCCATCGGTCTGGAAAGCCAGATCGACAAGTTCAAGGAAGAAATTCGGGATAAGTATCTTTAG
- a CDS encoding YkgJ family cysteine cluster protein translates to MARTLRHSPEIHEVAQAMARANQLFDETMESQPFAPPMACKAGCIHCCYNPIMLSQPEAILLGQHLGSNLSDAQLKTIAHKARGIAMRIKGLTTEEIGKIRHELPCPLLMDGTCGIHPARPLVCRGWNSVDASQCEASNIHGPETLIESYEWPRTLAEAIQNGILRAAKTNGNEVGFLRLPNVLLVMLDIGPEQCARAWLRGEAFFGRYRNK, encoded by the coding sequence ATGGCCAGAACCTTGCGACACTCGCCTGAAATCCATGAGGTGGCGCAGGCGATGGCACGTGCCAACCAGCTGTTTGACGAGACTATGGAATCACAACCGTTCGCACCGCCCATGGCGTGCAAGGCGGGCTGTATCCACTGCTGCTACAACCCCATCATGCTCTCACAACCGGAGGCAATCCTGCTCGGCCAGCACCTGGGCAGCAACCTCAGTGATGCCCAGTTGAAAACCATCGCCCACAAGGCCCGCGGCATTGCAATGCGCATCAAGGGACTGACAACCGAGGAAATTGGCAAAATCAGGCACGAACTTCCATGCCCTCTGCTCATGGACGGAACCTGCGGCATACACCCTGCACGGCCCCTTGTCTGCCGCGGCTGGAACAGCGTCGACGCCAGCCAGTGCGAAGCCAGCAACATACACGGCCCTGAAACCCTGATTGAAAGCTATGAATGGCCGCGCACTCTGGCCGAGGCCATCCAGAACGGAATTCTCCGTGCAGCCAAGACAAACGGAAACGAAGTCGGCTTTTTGCGACTTCCGAACGTCTTGCTTGTCATGCTGGACATCGGACCAGAGCAATGCGCAAGGGCATGGTTGAGGGGTGAGGCCTTTTTTGGCCGATATCGAAATAAATAA
- a CDS encoding DUF1538 domain-containing protein produces the protein MEFFIEFSGAFISTCRDVLPIVVLLLGFQLFVLRQPIPHPWRVAMGGVYVVIGLSLFLMGLEKALFPLGKVMASQLSDPEFLWGGAAATSQWTAYVWIYVFAALIGFSTTIAEPSLLAVAIKASEVSGGGISQWGLRITVALGVAVGIALGTFRIVTGTPLYMYILVGYVVVIIQTFFAPKTIVALAYDSGGVTTSTVTVPLVAALGLGLSEAVPGRDPALDGFGLIAFASLFPVVAVMGYAQLAQWLSNRKKMQYQGGTR, from the coding sequence ATGGAGTTCTTCATAGAGTTTTCCGGGGCATTCATTTCCACCTGCCGTGACGTACTGCCCATAGTCGTGCTGCTTCTGGGGTTCCAGTTGTTCGTGCTTCGTCAGCCCATTCCGCATCCTTGGCGCGTGGCCATGGGCGGAGTGTACGTGGTCATCGGCCTGTCGCTGTTTCTGATGGGACTTGAAAAGGCCCTGTTCCCTCTGGGCAAGGTCATGGCCTCCCAGCTTTCCGATCCGGAATTCCTGTGGGGCGGAGCCGCGGCGACTTCGCAATGGACCGCATACGTCTGGATATACGTTTTCGCCGCTCTGATCGGGTTTTCAACCACCATTGCCGAGCCTTCGCTTCTGGCTGTGGCCATCAAGGCCAGCGAGGTTTCCGGGGGCGGTATCAGCCAGTGGGGACTGCGGATAACCGTGGCGCTGGGCGTGGCCGTGGGTATTGCTCTGGGGACCTTCCGGATAGTGACCGGCACCCCCTTGTACATGTATATTCTGGTGGGGTATGTTGTTGTGATCATACAGACGTTTTTTGCGCCGAAAACAATCGTGGCCCTTGCCTATGACTCGGGCGGTGTCACGACTTCCACGGTCACGGTTCCGCTGGTGGCCGCGCTCGGTCTCGGGCTCTCCGAAGCCGTGCCCGGGCGCGATCCGGCCCTCGACGGTTTCGGCCTGATTGCCTTTGCGAGCCTGTTTCCGGTTGTTGCCGTCATGGGATATGCCCAGTTGGCCCAGTGGTTATCGAATCGAAAAAAGATGCAGTACCAGGGGGGTACCAGATGA
- a CDS encoding CBS domain-containing protein, translating to MSTPIVRVRDVMRKEVLSIDGMSSAKKAADMMRDARVSELLVARRHDDDVWGMVTITDLVKKVIVPGRDGATVDVYEIMTKPIITVPANMDIRYAVRLMNRTRIRSAPVEDMGEVVGMVTLSSLVLDNSLL from the coding sequence ATGTCCACTCCCATAGTCCGTGTTCGTGATGTCATGAGAAAAGAGGTGCTGAGCATTGACGGCATGTCTTCCGCCAAGAAGGCTGCGGACATGATGCGCGATGCACGTGTTTCCGAGTTGTTGGTGGCCCGGCGTCATGACGATGACGTCTGGGGCATGGTGACCATTACCGATCTGGTCAAGAAGGTTATTGTCCCGGGCAGAGACGGAGCGACCGTGGATGTCTACGAGATCATGACAAAACCCATTATTACGGTTCCGGCCAATATGGACATCCGCTACGCGGTTCGCCTGATGAACAGGACCAGAATTCGCAGCGCTCCGGTTGAGGATATGGGCGAAGTGGTCGGAATGGTCACGCTCTCGTCGCTGGTTTTGGATAACAGTTTGTTGTGA